Proteins encoded by one window of Gemmatimonas aurantiaca:
- a CDS encoding ammonium transporter, translated as MPLSTLPLLPLVWEAVPAISAGDTAWVLVSTALVAFMVPGLAFFYGGLVRSKSALNTMLMSLAALALVTVQWVLCGYSLAFGPGSHWIGGLEWIGLRGVSAAPNPTYAAALPQLLFTAFQGMFAGITVALFSGAVIDRMRFVAYLVFGVIWTTCIYDPLAHWVWGDGGWLRSLGALDFAGGTVVHISAGVTAVVLALVLGPRRDFRRVPTVPHNVPFALLGAGMLWFGWFGFNAGSALAADGIAANALMSTHAAAAAGLITWIALEILRGGRATAVGGATGVVVGLVAITPAAGFVSPLAGLAIGALAAPCSFFALHFRPKTRIDDTLDVFACHGVAGIMGAVLTGVFASKDVNPNGADGLLAGNPSLAAIQLLAVVATIVFVAVASVVILKVLGMVMSLRVPVEAEVQGIDIAEHGEEAYHGSDLSDLTGRRTALGDSVVITASDLARVPRTA; from the coding sequence ATGCCGCTCTCCACACTGCCGCTCCTGCCCCTGGTGTGGGAGGCCGTGCCGGCCATCTCGGCCGGCGATACGGCCTGGGTGCTGGTGAGCACCGCACTGGTGGCCTTCATGGTGCCCGGACTCGCGTTCTTCTACGGGGGACTCGTGCGCAGCAAGAGCGCGCTCAACACCATGCTCATGAGTCTCGCGGCGCTGGCGCTGGTGACCGTGCAGTGGGTGCTCTGCGGGTACAGCCTCGCATTCGGCCCCGGTTCCCACTGGATCGGCGGTCTCGAATGGATCGGTCTGCGCGGTGTCTCGGCGGCCCCCAATCCCACCTACGCCGCCGCACTGCCGCAGCTCCTCTTCACGGCCTTCCAGGGCATGTTCGCCGGCATCACGGTGGCGCTCTTCTCCGGCGCCGTGATCGATCGCATGCGCTTCGTGGCGTATCTGGTGTTCGGGGTGATCTGGACCACCTGCATCTACGACCCGCTGGCGCACTGGGTCTGGGGCGACGGAGGCTGGCTCCGGTCGCTGGGTGCGCTCGATTTTGCGGGCGGCACGGTGGTACACATCAGCGCCGGTGTCACTGCCGTCGTGCTGGCGCTCGTGCTCGGTCCGCGCCGCGATTTCCGGCGTGTGCCCACGGTGCCGCACAATGTGCCGTTTGCACTGCTCGGCGCCGGCATGCTGTGGTTCGGCTGGTTCGGGTTTAATGCCGGCTCGGCGCTCGCGGCCGATGGCATTGCCGCCAACGCGCTCATGAGCACCCATGCCGCGGCCGCGGCCGGACTGATCACCTGGATCGCGCTGGAAATCCTGCGCGGCGGCCGCGCCACGGCCGTGGGCGGCGCCACCGGTGTGGTGGTGGGATTGGTGGCCATCACACCGGCCGCCGGTTTCGTGTCTCCTCTGGCCGGACTCGCGATCGGTGCGCTGGCGGCGCCATGTTCGTTTTTTGCACTGCACTTCCGTCCGAAGACGCGGATCGACGACACGCTCGACGTATTTGCCTGTCATGGCGTGGCCGGCATCATGGGCGCCGTGCTGACGGGAGTCTTCGCTTCGAAGGACGTCAACCCGAATGGAGCGGATGGCCTGCTGGCGGGCAATCCGTCGCTGGCGGCTATTCAGTTGCTCGCCGTCGTGGCGACGATCGTATTCGTGGCCGTGGCGAGCGTGGTGATCCTCAAGGTTCTCGGCATGGTGATGTCATTGCGGGTACCGGTGGAAGCGGAAGTGCAGGGCA
- a CDS encoding P-II family nitrogen regulator has product MKLIVAVIRPEKLADVKRALFQVGVTGMTLSRVSGHGGERDVVQQYRGESVVLEFHEKVRIEMACSEEFVERTIEAICAGARTGDVGDGKIFVMPLERTVRIRTGERDNDALTAVNADEVMRQTQLEMRTPGEAR; this is encoded by the coding sequence GTGAAACTGATCGTCGCCGTCATACGCCCCGAAAAGCTGGCCGATGTCAAACGCGCCCTGTTCCAGGTGGGCGTGACCGGCATGACGCTCTCCCGTGTGAGCGGACACGGCGGTGAGCGGGACGTCGTCCAGCAATACCGCGGGGAATCCGTGGTCCTGGAATTTCACGAGAAGGTCCGCATCGAGATGGCCTGCTCGGAGGAGTTCGTCGAGCGCACCATCGAGGCCATCTGCGCGGGGGCCCGCACGGGCGACGTGGGCGACGGCAAGATCTTCGTGATGCCGCTCGAACGGACCGTGCGCATCCGCACGGGGGAACGCGACAACGACGCATTGACCGCCGTCAACGCCGATGAAGTCATGCGGCAGACGCAGCTCGAGATGCGGACGCCGGGAGAGGCCCGCTGA